From one Verrucomicrobiota bacterium genomic stretch:
- a CDS encoding glycoside hydrolase family 71/99-like protein — protein sequence MRFFPTLGPLLILLSWLQVSPAQDRERLGWEEVFAEMKPFSGPSVPGVDTSTLHGKVVTGYQGWFGTPEDGYSRGWVHYGRQGRFSPSRLTIDYWPHTEEMDPEALARTRFVKADGSPAYAFSSAHPDVAMTHFRWMKEYGIEAAFLQRFATNVRWPSGMRRNNRVLDNVRAAANAHGRAYVVMYDLSSLPRGGTAEVKKDWKRLVDHMQLTRDPKDQAYLSHKGKPLIALWGVGFHPDEGKRNYTLEETADLIRFFRDDADYGNLSIMLGVPTGWRTLDRDADPSSQVHDLIRMADVVSPWTPGRYRSIEEAEQHAQHSWLPDLAWCQQEGLDYLPVVFPGFSWGNLYPGEEFNAIPRQGGHFLWAQYRLLINGGCRMIYQAMFDEIDEGTQILKVDAHPPVAPGLTLLSYDPLPDDHYLWLVGQAQDYLASKKPAPLELPRREGHLYPEKKEAAYKEAGR from the coding sequence GCGGTTTTTTCCTACCCTGGGCCCCCTCCTCATTCTGCTCTCCTGGCTACAGGTGAGCCCCGCGCAGGATCGGGAACGCCTCGGTTGGGAGGAGGTCTTTGCCGAGATGAAGCCTTTCTCTGGCCCGTCTGTGCCGGGCGTGGACACTTCCACGCTGCATGGGAAGGTGGTGACCGGATACCAAGGTTGGTTTGGCACGCCTGAGGACGGGTATTCCCGTGGCTGGGTGCACTATGGCCGCCAGGGACGTTTTTCGCCTAGTCGACTCACCATTGACTACTGGCCCCACACCGAAGAAATGGATCCGGAGGCCTTGGCCAGGACTCGCTTTGTGAAGGCGGATGGCAGCCCTGCCTACGCCTTCTCCAGCGCGCATCCCGATGTGGCCATGACCCACTTTCGCTGGATGAAGGAATATGGCATCGAGGCGGCTTTCCTCCAGCGCTTTGCCACCAATGTCCGCTGGCCGAGCGGGATGCGGCGCAACAACCGGGTTCTCGACAATGTCCGGGCGGCCGCCAACGCCCACGGCCGAGCCTACGTCGTGATGTATGACCTCAGCAGTCTGCCCCGTGGAGGAACCGCAGAGGTGAAGAAGGATTGGAAGCGCTTGGTAGATCACATGCAGCTTACCCGTGATCCCAAAGACCAAGCCTATCTCTCGCACAAGGGCAAGCCGCTCATCGCTCTCTGGGGGGTGGGCTTCCACCCGGACGAAGGGAAAAGGAATTACACCCTTGAGGAGACGGCGGACCTCATTCGCTTTTTCCGCGACGATGCGGACTACGGAAATCTCAGCATCATGCTGGGCGTGCCCACTGGCTGGAGGACTCTCGACCGGGACGCGGACCCCAGCAGCCAAGTCCACGATCTCATTCGCATGGCTGATGTAGTGAGCCCTTGGACGCCGGGGCGCTATCGCTCGATCGAAGAAGCTGAACAACATGCGCAGCACTCCTGGCTACCGGATCTCGCGTGGTGCCAACAAGAAGGCCTCGATTACCTGCCGGTGGTCTTCCCAGGCTTTTCTTGGGGCAATCTTTACCCCGGGGAGGAATTCAATGCCATTCCTCGACAAGGCGGGCACTTTCTCTGGGCCCAATACCGACTCCTCATCAACGGCGGCTGCCGCATGATCTACCAAGCCATGTTTGATGAAATCGATGAAGGAACCCAAATCCTCAAGGTCGATGCCCACCCGCCAGTCGCTCCAGGCCTCACCCTCCTCTCCTACGATCCTTTGCCCGATGACCATTATCTCTGGTTGGTCGGCCAAGCGCAGGATTACCTCGCTTCCAAGAAGCCAGCTCCGCTCGAGCTGCCTCGAAGAGAAGGCCATCTTTATCCCGAAAAGAAAGAGGCGGCTTACAAAGAAGCGGGCAGATAG
- a CDS encoding MBL fold metallo-hydrolase encodes MTSPDPSGVSRRRFGGLLLATASLGAVPRASGQASQAVSSAIPAGVLSARFGKYRLTALLDGMLSMGRDFFLSEDAQIDELLAASGIDGQAIAAPICSFLLQSADQTILIDTGMGAIDAFGPGFGHTLAGLLAVGVSPEEIDMVVITHAHPDHIGGLLTAEGQKVFSKAEIVLNETEAKFWTDEGQMAQADEAAKGMFQFASQALALYGDQVTQVAPGKEIASGLTLRAAPGHTPGHSVLRIDGGEQQLMMIADLLHNAEVHTALPETGFAFDTDPAQAAATRKAFFEELAAEKTLVAGTHLHFPGLGRILQEGSAYRYLPASL; translated from the coding sequence ATGACATCGCCCGATCCCTCTGGAGTTTCGCGCCGCCGGTTTGGCGGCCTTTTGTTGGCAACGGCCTCTCTCGGCGCGGTGCCGCGGGCCTCAGGGCAGGCCTCGCAGGCGGTTTCCTCCGCCATCCCTGCGGGGGTTTTGAGCGCGCGTTTTGGCAAGTATCGCCTCACGGCTTTGCTGGATGGCATGCTCTCGATGGGCCGGGACTTCTTTTTGAGCGAGGACGCCCAAATCGATGAACTGCTCGCGGCCAGTGGGATCGACGGACAAGCCATCGCCGCACCCATTTGTTCCTTTCTTCTGCAGTCGGCGGACCAGACCATTCTCATCGACACCGGGATGGGGGCCATCGACGCCTTTGGCCCAGGCTTTGGCCACACTCTGGCCGGCCTTTTGGCGGTCGGCGTCTCGCCCGAGGAGATCGATATGGTGGTCATCACGCACGCGCACCCCGATCACATCGGAGGCCTCTTGACGGCGGAGGGCCAAAAAGTTTTTTCCAAGGCCGAGATCGTTTTGAATGAGACCGAAGCCAAGTTTTGGACGGATGAAGGCCAGATGGCCCAAGCCGACGAGGCGGCCAAGGGCATGTTCCAATTCGCGAGCCAAGCCTTGGCCCTCTATGGCGATCAAGTCACGCAGGTGGCTCCCGGGAAAGAGATTGCTTCTGGCCTCACCCTGCGAGCCGCCCCGGGTCACACTCCTGGGCACAGCGTTTTGAGGATCGATGGCGGGGAGCAGCAGCTCATGATGATCGCGGACCTTTTGCACAATGCCGAGGTCCACACCGCCCTTCCCGAGACAGGCTTTGCCTTCGACACCGACCCGGCCCAGGCAGCCGCCACCCGGAAAGCCTTTTTCGAAGAGTTGGCTGCGGAGAAGACCCTGGTGGCCGGAACCCATCTTCACTTTCCCGGCCTTGGACGGATCTTGCAGGAGGGCTCCGCCTATCGCTATCTGCCCGCTTCTTTGTAA
- a CDS encoding L-lactate permease: MDLVLATFPVVLLIYLMAKPSAMPSQRALPLVALVMYLVRLLYFRDAPVLIHATVLQGLLSALIPISIIAGAILLFRSMEATGAMGRIRTWLNSITTNRVAQLMIVGWAFSFLIEGASGFGTPAALAGPILVGLGLPAFRVAVFCLVMNSVPVSFGAVGTPTWYGFAPVLEALDPSARAALLREVGIKSVLLHGAAALFIPFFAVATAVGWKRARANWLYIYLSVAACVVPYIALGFFSYEFPALVAGGMGFLLSIALASRGLGLDQKEAPRAAAPTPEAESPVTGGLVKAFFPLWGTVLLLLLTRIPDLGLKPLLTSTAGGLSASWGWWGQFSLSASLVVSLEEIFATPVSWSYQILYVPALIPFFLISLVTFALYRTSGSTLRGALGEVGQTMAKPTLALLGALVYVRLVMMGGERSSAEIIGSSLAAATGEQWPLLAPFLGAIGSFFSGSATISNLTFGSIQYSVAETLHLSASTVLALQSVGASMGNMVCINNIVAICSILGISQEEGRILRLNMIPMFLYGLLVIVATLLFF; this comes from the coding sequence ATGGATTTGGTCTTGGCTACCTTCCCGGTCGTTTTGCTGATCTACTTGATGGCAAAACCCTCCGCCATGCCCTCGCAGCGGGCCTTGCCCTTGGTCGCGCTGGTGATGTATCTGGTGCGGCTCCTTTATTTTCGGGACGCCCCGGTGCTGATCCACGCCACGGTCCTGCAAGGCTTGCTCTCGGCCCTCATCCCCATTTCCATCATTGCGGGGGCCATTTTGCTTTTTCGCTCAATGGAAGCCACCGGAGCGATGGGGCGGATTCGGACCTGGCTCAACTCCATCACGACCAATCGGGTGGCGCAGTTGATGATCGTGGGCTGGGCCTTTTCCTTTTTGATCGAGGGCGCGAGCGGCTTTGGCACGCCGGCCGCGTTGGCCGGGCCTATCTTGGTCGGACTCGGGCTGCCGGCTTTCCGAGTGGCGGTCTTTTGCCTGGTGATGAATTCGGTCCCGGTCTCCTTCGGGGCGGTGGGCACGCCGACTTGGTATGGCTTCGCCCCGGTTTTGGAAGCACTCGATCCGAGCGCGAGGGCGGCCCTTTTGCGAGAGGTGGGCATCAAGTCGGTCCTGCTGCATGGCGCGGCGGCCTTGTTCATTCCTTTTTTCGCGGTCGCCACGGCCGTGGGTTGGAAGCGGGCGCGCGCCAACTGGCTTTACATTTATCTGAGCGTGGCCGCCTGCGTGGTTCCCTACATCGCCCTGGGGTTTTTCAGCTACGAGTTCCCCGCTTTGGTGGCGGGGGGAATGGGCTTTCTTCTTTCGATCGCCTTGGCCTCCCGAGGTCTCGGTCTCGATCAGAAAGAAGCTCCAAGAGCCGCCGCTCCGACGCCGGAAGCCGAATCGCCGGTCACAGGCGGGCTGGTGAAAGCCTTTTTTCCCCTCTGGGGCACGGTCTTGCTCCTTCTTCTGACGCGCATCCCGGACCTCGGCCTGAAGCCCCTTTTGACCTCGACGGCCGGCGGCCTCTCCGCGAGCTGGGGTTGGTGGGGGCAGTTCTCGCTTAGCGCTTCTCTGGTGGTCTCTCTGGAGGAGATTTTTGCGACCCCTGTTTCCTGGTCTTATCAGATTCTCTACGTCCCGGCCTTGATCCCCTTTTTCCTGATCTCTTTGGTGACCTTTGCGCTCTACCGCACCTCCGGGAGCACTCTGCGGGGAGCGCTCGGGGAGGTCGGCCAGACGATGGCCAAGCCCACCTTGGCCCTCCTGGGAGCGCTCGTGTATGTGCGCTTGGTCATGATGGGGGGAGAGCGCTCCAGTGCCGAAATCATCGGCAGCTCCCTGGCCGCCGCCACCGGGGAGCAGTGGCCCCTGCTGGCTCCCTTTCTGGGCGCGATCGGTTCCTTCTTCTCCGGCTCGGCTACCATTTCCAATCTCACTTTTGGCAGCATCCAGTATTCGGTGGCGGAGACGCTTCATCTCTCTGCTTCGACCGTCTTGGCGCTCCAATCCGTGGGCGCCTCCATGGGCAATATGGTCTGCATCAACAACATTGTGGCCATTTGCTCCATCCTGGGCATCAGCCAGGAAGAGGGCCGCATTCTTCGGCTGAATATGATTCCGATGTTTCTTTATGGCCTCCTGGTGATCGTGGCCACGCTTCTCTTTTTTTGA
- a CDS encoding sulfatase, whose translation MRLSTTLLWLVAWVSLALSSIASAQPDARPNVLFIAIDDLRNQLGCYGDSRMVTPHIDRLAEKGVLFQQHYVSQPICVASRAALLTSLRAERTQGNSGWAKVPGVQTIGRTFGDSGYFTAALGKIWHLAGGRFKKEVLDRFDVEWTRPLASRYGDPQLSAIWESENQNTKQKKGKLPAAEKPLDLPDEAYGDGLLAQESIAVLNQAADSGKPFLLMVGFYKPHLPFNAPKKYWDLYDPNDLPGTPDLETLPEDASSFQLRKKHDLWGYQEGFTFKNPPAGEAARDLRHGYAACISFVDAQVGKVLAELDRLALTDNTIVVLWSDHGYQLGHLGSWTKLTNFEMTAGSPLIISAPGFARGSRTKKIVESVDLFPTLVDLCGLDELEITDGVTLRPLLEDPQSREWTEPAFHAVNRGGKVGHAVRDARYRYIEWRSGWGQEGKVLEVELYDFQKFPEERVNVAANPEYQGERERLAQLLWTWE comes from the coding sequence ATGCGCCTCTCCACCACTCTTCTCTGGCTGGTCGCCTGGGTCAGCCTGGCCCTGTCTTCGATCGCTTCCGCCCAGCCAGACGCGCGGCCCAACGTTCTTTTCATCGCCATCGATGACCTCCGCAACCAACTCGGCTGCTACGGGGACTCCCGCATGGTCACCCCGCATATCGATCGCCTCGCGGAAAAGGGAGTCTTGTTTCAGCAACACTATGTCTCGCAGCCCATCTGCGTGGCCTCGCGCGCCGCTCTCCTCACGAGCCTCCGGGCCGAGCGGACCCAAGGGAACTCCGGTTGGGCCAAGGTGCCCGGGGTGCAAACCATCGGAAGAACCTTTGGAGACTCGGGCTACTTCACGGCTGCCCTCGGGAAGATCTGGCACTTGGCGGGCGGGCGCTTCAAAAAAGAGGTCTTGGATCGCTTCGATGTGGAGTGGACCCGGCCCTTGGCATCACGTTATGGCGACCCCCAGTTGTCCGCCATCTGGGAAAGCGAAAACCAAAACACCAAGCAGAAAAAGGGCAAACTGCCCGCGGCCGAGAAACCTCTCGACCTGCCGGATGAAGCCTACGGCGATGGCCTGCTGGCCCAGGAGAGCATCGCCGTCCTGAACCAAGCAGCCGATTCCGGCAAGCCCTTCCTCCTCATGGTGGGCTTCTACAAACCCCATCTGCCTTTCAATGCGCCCAAAAAATACTGGGACCTCTATGACCCGAATGATCTCCCCGGGACGCCCGACTTGGAGACCCTGCCCGAAGACGCCTCCTCCTTCCAATTGCGCAAAAAGCACGATCTCTGGGGCTACCAGGAAGGCTTCACCTTCAAGAACCCCCCCGCAGGCGAAGCCGCCCGGGATCTCCGCCACGGCTACGCCGCCTGCATCAGCTTTGTGGACGCCCAAGTGGGCAAAGTCCTGGCCGAACTCGATCGGCTGGCTCTCACGGACAACACCATCGTGGTCCTCTGGTCTGACCATGGCTACCAACTGGGGCACCTGGGAAGCTGGACCAAGCTCACCAACTTTGAAATGACGGCCGGCTCCCCGCTCATCATCTCCGCCCCAGGCTTCGCGCGGGGGAGCCGGACCAAGAAGATCGTCGAATCAGTTGACCTCTTCCCCACCCTCGTCGACCTCTGCGGGCTCGACGAATTGGAAATCACCGACGGCGTCACGCTCCGGCCCTTACTCGAAGATCCCCAATCGCGGGAGTGGACCGAACCGGCCTTCCACGCCGTCAATCGTGGCGGAAAAGTCGGTCATGCCGTGCGCGATGCGCGTTATCGCTACATCGAATGGCGCTCAGGCTGGGGCCAGGAAGGCAAGGTGCTGGAAGTGGAGCTTTACGATTTTCAGAAATTCCCTGAAGAGCGGGTTAATGTGGCCGCCAACCCGGAATACCAAGGCGAGCGCGAACGCCTCGCCCAGCTCCTCTGGACATGGGAATGA
- a CDS encoding sulfatase, with amino-acid sequence MKPYLPLLLALSCLGLSSAAAANRPNVLFLAVDDLRSQLGCYGDTDMVTPHIDALAAEGVLFRHHYVSHPICIPSRAALLTSLRSERTQQVYGPAKWVAFDGVQTLGRTFGEAGYATASLGKVWHTAGKVDPALQDRFDFTWKRPDGTIYADPEYSKLRQTLDYGDKQGMRRIKAQLPAAEGPLDVPDEAYGDGLMVGEAIGFIRKSLQAKKPFMAVVGFQKPHLPFNAPKKYWDLYDADHPPGTPTLETLPEAGASYQIRTNHELWRYAEGFRLQNPPQGAAANRLRQAYAACISYVDAQIGKLLAELDRLDLRDDTIIVFWSDHGFQLGHLGSWTKCTNMEMTAGSPLIISAPGFARGAVTTRVVESVDLFPTLVDLCGLPPLEITDGISLRPLLRDPMSRAWTYPGYHIVRRGGPPLGRAVRDERFRYIEWRKDWSEDSKVLAVELYDYQKHPEERINVADNPEYADERERLAELLWQWDAKANASASL; translated from the coding sequence ATGAAACCCTACCTCCCCCTACTCCTCGCCCTGAGCTGCCTAGGCCTTAGCTCGGCTGCCGCAGCCAACCGCCCCAACGTCCTCTTTCTCGCGGTCGATGACCTCCGGTCCCAACTCGGCTGCTACGGCGACACCGACATGGTCACCCCGCACATCGACGCCCTGGCGGCCGAAGGAGTGCTCTTCCGCCACCACTACGTCTCCCACCCCATCTGCATCCCCTCCCGGGCCGCCCTCCTGACCAGCTTGCGTTCCGAGCGGACCCAGCAGGTCTACGGGCCCGCCAAGTGGGTCGCGTTCGATGGCGTGCAAACCCTCGGCCGGACCTTCGGCGAGGCGGGCTACGCCACCGCCTCCTTGGGCAAAGTCTGGCACACCGCGGGCAAGGTCGACCCCGCTCTCCAAGACCGCTTTGATTTCACCTGGAAGCGACCGGATGGGACCATCTACGCCGATCCCGAATACTCCAAACTTCGCCAAACCCTCGACTATGGAGACAAGCAGGGCATGCGGCGGATCAAAGCCCAGCTCCCAGCCGCCGAGGGCCCGCTCGACGTGCCGGACGAAGCCTATGGAGATGGGCTCATGGTGGGCGAAGCCATCGGTTTCATCCGCAAGTCTCTCCAGGCCAAAAAACCCTTCATGGCAGTGGTCGGCTTCCAAAAACCCCACCTCCCCTTCAATGCGCCCAAAAAATACTGGGACCTCTACGACGCGGACCATCCCCCCGGCACCCCCACTCTCGAGACCCTCCCCGAAGCGGGTGCCTCCTACCAGATCCGGACCAACCACGAACTCTGGCGCTACGCTGAAGGCTTCAGACTTCAGAACCCCCCGCAAGGCGCGGCCGCCAACCGCCTGCGCCAGGCCTACGCCGCCTGCATCAGCTACGTCGACGCGCAGATTGGCAAACTCCTGGCCGAGCTGGATCGTCTCGACCTGCGCGATGACACCATCATCGTCTTCTGGAGCGACCACGGCTTCCAACTCGGTCACCTCGGCAGTTGGACCAAATGCACCAACATGGAAATGACCGCCGGATCGCCCCTCATCATCTCCGCTCCCGGATTCGCCCGCGGAGCTGTCACCACGCGGGTGGTCGAATCGGTCGATCTCTTCCCGACCTTGGTGGACCTCTGCGGACTGCCGCCTCTGGAAATCACCGATGGCATCAGCTTGCGCCCCCTCCTGCGCGACCCCATGAGCCGGGCCTGGACCTACCCCGGCTACCACATCGTGCGGCGGGGCGGCCCGCCTCTGGGTCGGGCCGTCCGGGACGAGCGCTTTCGCTACATCGAGTGGCGCAAGGACTGGAGCGAGGACAGCAAGGTCCTGGCAGTCGAACTCTACGACTACCAAAAACACCCCGAAGAGCGCATCAATGTGGCGGACAACCCCGAGTATGCCGACGAGCGGGAGCGCCTAGCCGAACTCCTTTGGCAATGGGACGCCAAGGCCAACGCCTCCGCCTCCCTCTGA
- a CDS encoding glycosyl hydrolase, whose protein sequence is MNPLARLPHARSLATLGMALSLGLSAPLATRAPASPLSDPEATPETIRLYQNLKLAAKHRLLYGQMRAFSRGKHTPSEKERQENPLELASDSLALVGKNPALVEFGLHLYEDYEFWQTIAPELHRRGILISLSSHSRNPDLAVPHNNSHKSNEGDPVTKVLDRESPDHRAYMKVLRRYGEFIRGLRDENGRPIPVLLRLYHEHTGNWFWWGTKTCTPQQYNELWRMTIDFLRDEMDLHHLILVISPSKPDSEEKFLRRFPGQDYIDVYGFDSYAYEDGPQILLTCARVVVNLARQHGKVAAITEFGYKNGLTEETAADHYSRMFLDNLKNDPVAHEVAYALTWFGNGSQRSSSNWSPYQDEPSTRHLHPDFLKFSQDTWTAFEGDLPNLYTFQREQP, encoded by the coding sequence ATGAACCCTCTCGCCCGCCTGCCCCACGCCCGCTCCCTCGCCACCCTGGGGATGGCCCTCAGCCTGGGCCTCTCGGCACCTCTGGCAACTCGGGCCCCGGCCTCGCCTCTCTCTGACCCCGAGGCCACGCCGGAAACCATCCGCCTCTACCAAAACCTCAAGCTGGCGGCCAAGCACCGGCTGCTCTACGGCCAAATGCGCGCCTTCAGCCGGGGGAAACACACCCCGAGCGAGAAAGAACGGCAGGAAAACCCCCTCGAGCTGGCTTCGGACAGCCTGGCGCTGGTCGGCAAAAACCCCGCCCTGGTCGAATTCGGGCTCCATCTTTACGAGGACTATGAATTCTGGCAGACCATCGCGCCCGAACTCCATCGGCGGGGCATCCTGATCAGCCTCAGCTCGCACTCCCGGAATCCCGACCTAGCCGTCCCCCACAACAACTCTCACAAAAGCAACGAAGGCGACCCCGTCACCAAAGTCCTCGACCGGGAGAGCCCGGACCACCGAGCCTACATGAAAGTCCTCCGCCGCTACGGAGAATTCATCCGCGGACTCCGGGATGAAAACGGCCGTCCCATCCCCGTTCTCCTGCGGCTCTACCACGAACACACCGGCAACTGGTTCTGGTGGGGCACCAAAACCTGCACCCCGCAACAATACAACGAACTCTGGAGGATGACGATCGACTTCCTGCGGGACGAAATGGACCTTCACCATCTCATCCTCGTGATTTCCCCGAGCAAACCGGACAGCGAGGAAAAATTCCTCCGTCGATTTCCCGGCCAAGACTACATCGATGTCTACGGCTTCGATAGCTACGCCTACGAGGACGGACCCCAAATCCTGCTGACCTGCGCGCGGGTCGTGGTGAACCTCGCGCGCCAACACGGCAAAGTCGCCGCCATCACCGAATTCGGCTACAAAAACGGCCTCACCGAAGAGACAGCCGCCGATCACTACAGTCGGATGTTCCTGGACAATCTCAAGAACGACCCCGTGGCCCACGAAGTGGCCTACGCCCTGACCTGGTTCGGAAATGGCAGCCAGCGCAGCAGCAGCAACTGGAGCCCCTACCAGGACGAGCCCTCCACCCGACACCTCCATCCGGACTTCCTCAAGTTCTCTCAAGACACTTGGACCGCGTTTGAAGGGGACCTGCCGAACCTCTACACGTTCCAGAGAGAGCAACCTTGA
- a CDS encoding DUF4955 domain-containing protein — protein MKRSLHGGPPVIPGKRLRWLACVGWLLLGPGGSLVSGESIAVLLDQQRRALGLTGNLGRDFVSALQEGRETPIPDFSYVGYHLGEKAVPEEGAFEVNRRFPVTDFGARPNDGQDDQAGVQAAIDAATAHGGGVVFFPPGVFHFRTDPLAPREPLRVRHSHIVLKGSGVGPAGTILHLVHDNWDGPSQANRTAQNGSPYYGMLQNEGEPFLHFLGDPTSGPSFGKLAAPALRPTRELIFEDVDGLQAGDFVAIQYETDAPSARDYLIYGLPTQPEWGLSQKATLREFHEVESVEGTRVTLRSGLFTSLQPEWGVRLRKGAHLRECGVEDLTFLGAWVGQFSHHRSMMDNTGWRFVVASGVRDFWMRRVHAINGTALLLAEHSARLSLYQLRHFGSVAHNGPKAGRSTGTFIGHFFDESDGLLHPLGAGYHHVGLVLWRSRLHPERGFDFHGKYSVASLMDRIEGGGLFDSGGPSNAFPHHGRDMVFWNFFFSPEYEKRPKENSLWGPRPSFAAPFVVGLHGQDIPLSPEMTMTNEGQGQRVAPESLYEAQLAYRLQRTPAWLETLKRQKTAFLAAAPIPFFRSGQDRRNPHRFVQSFPLRHLAWQVAGLSGLRGGNLVQLKGEEPAADLRAETDFVMLRQLLWCLGHYAEGFTLRKEDPRQTSSGNEISFERDEARRLTRVTLHLAQPAPTGFLKKAASRQTLAWKEFQSAENLAAALEARLDYQEGEDTIRITVPDLPRL, from the coding sequence TTGAAGCGCTCCCTTCACGGAGGCCCCCCCGTCATCCCAGGAAAGCGCCTGCGCTGGCTCGCTTGCGTGGGCTGGCTCCTCTTGGGGCCGGGAGGCAGCCTGGTCTCGGGCGAAAGCATCGCGGTTCTCCTGGACCAACAGCGGCGGGCGCTCGGGCTGACGGGCAACCTGGGGAGAGATTTTGTCTCCGCCCTCCAGGAGGGACGGGAAACCCCCATTCCAGACTTTTCCTACGTCGGCTACCACTTGGGCGAAAAAGCCGTGCCGGAGGAAGGCGCCTTCGAAGTCAACCGGCGCTTTCCGGTCACCGACTTTGGGGCCCGGCCCAACGATGGCCAGGACGACCAAGCCGGCGTGCAAGCGGCCATCGACGCGGCCACCGCCCACGGGGGCGGCGTCGTCTTCTTCCCGCCCGGCGTCTTTCACTTCCGCACCGACCCACTCGCTCCCCGCGAACCACTCCGGGTCCGTCACTCCCACATCGTCTTGAAAGGCTCCGGCGTCGGACCCGCCGGCACCATCCTCCACCTCGTGCATGACAACTGGGACGGACCCAGCCAGGCCAACCGGACCGCCCAAAATGGCAGCCCCTACTACGGCATGCTTCAAAACGAAGGGGAGCCCTTCCTGCACTTTTTGGGCGACCCCACCTCCGGCCCTTCCTTCGGGAAATTGGCTGCACCCGCTCTCCGTCCTACTCGAGAGTTGATCTTCGAAGACGTGGACGGGCTTCAGGCCGGGGACTTTGTGGCGATCCAGTATGAGACCGACGCCCCCTCCGCCCGCGACTACCTCATCTACGGCCTGCCCACCCAGCCGGAGTGGGGCCTCAGCCAGAAGGCCACCCTCCGGGAATTTCACGAAGTGGAATCGGTCGAAGGCACCCGCGTCACCCTTCGCTCGGGCCTCTTCACCAGCCTTCAGCCGGAATGGGGCGTGCGCCTGCGGAAAGGGGCGCATCTGCGCGAGTGCGGCGTGGAAGACCTCACCTTCCTGGGAGCTTGGGTCGGGCAGTTTTCTCACCACCGCAGCATGATGGACAACACGGGATGGCGTTTCGTCGTCGCCTCCGGGGTGCGGGATTTCTGGATGCGCCGCGTCCATGCCATCAATGGAACCGCGCTTCTCCTGGCCGAGCACTCCGCCCGCCTCTCTCTCTACCAACTCCGCCACTTTGGGTCGGTGGCCCACAATGGCCCCAAGGCGGGGCGTTCGACCGGGACCTTCATCGGGCATTTCTTCGACGAGAGTGACGGGCTGCTCCACCCGCTAGGCGCAGGCTATCACCACGTGGGGCTGGTGCTCTGGCGCAGCCGCCTCCATCCGGAGAGGGGCTTCGACTTCCACGGGAAATACTCCGTGGCCTCCCTCATGGACCGGATCGAGGGAGGAGGTCTCTTCGACTCGGGAGGCCCCAGCAATGCCTTCCCCCATCACGGGCGGGACATGGTCTTCTGGAATTTCTTCTTCAGTCCCGAGTATGAAAAACGCCCAAAGGAAAACTCGCTCTGGGGCCCCCGCCCCTCCTTTGCGGCCCCCTTTGTGGTCGGGCTCCACGGGCAAGACATCCCTCTCAGCCCGGAGATGACCATGACCAATGAAGGGCAGGGGCAACGGGTGGCCCCGGAATCGCTCTACGAAGCGCAACTGGCCTATCGCCTCCAGCGGACCCCGGCCTGGCTCGAGACCCTCAAGCGACAAAAAACCGCCTTCCTGGCCGCGGCCCCCATTCCCTTCTTCCGCAGCGGCCAGGATCGCCGCAACCCCCATCGCTTCGTCCAGTCCTTCCCCTTGCGCCACCTGGCCTGGCAGGTGGCTGGCCTCTCGGGCTTGCGGGGCGGTAATCTCGTGCAGCTAAAGGGGGAGGAGCCAGCCGCCGACCTGCGGGCGGAAACCGATTTCGTCATGCTCCGCCAACTGCTCTGGTGTTTGGGCCACTACGCTGAAGGGTTCACTTTGCGCAAAGAAGACCCCCGCCAGACCTCCTCGGGCAACGAAATCTCCTTCGAGCGAGACGAAGCCCGCCGACTGACGCGGGTCACCCTCCATCTGGCCCAGCCCGCCCCCACGGGCTTTCTCAAAAAAGCCGCGTCTCGCCAGACTCTCGCTTGGAAGGAATTCCAATCGGCTGAAAACCTGGCGGCCGCCCTCGAAGCGCGCCTCGATTACCAGGAAGGCGAGGACACCATCCGGATCACCGTTCCCGATCTACCCCGGCTCTAA